A single genomic interval of Streptomyces sp. NBC_00663 harbors:
- a CDS encoding PadR family transcriptional regulator gives MRRRKLRNPLALAVLATLWQKPMHPYEIAQTLRRQGKDSSTKINYGSLYTVVQSLEKHGFVEVTDVERQGNRPERTVYGITAAGRQETTEWMSDLVASPAKEYPIFETALSLLGVLHPDDVVTLLEERLDALLVQAASSRGALEKLYETLPRLFLVENEYQLHMVEAEAAWVRGFLDEIKAGALPGIEEWKALHEI, from the coding sequence ATGCGGCGACGTAAGCTCCGCAATCCCCTGGCGCTCGCCGTGCTGGCGACGCTGTGGCAGAAGCCCATGCATCCCTACGAGATCGCCCAGACCCTGCGCCGCCAGGGCAAGGACTCCAGCACGAAGATCAACTACGGCTCGCTCTACACCGTCGTGCAGAGCCTCGAGAAGCACGGCTTCGTCGAGGTCACGGACGTGGAGCGGCAGGGCAACCGACCCGAGCGCACGGTCTACGGCATCACCGCGGCCGGCCGCCAGGAGACCACCGAGTGGATGTCGGACCTGGTCGCCTCTCCGGCCAAGGAGTACCCGATCTTCGAGACCGCGCTCTCGCTGCTCGGCGTACTGCACCCGGACGACGTGGTGACGCTGCTGGAGGAGCGGCTCGACGCCCTGCTGGTCCAGGCGGCGAGCAGCCGCGGCGCGCTGGAGAAGCTGTACGAGACGCTGCCCCGGCTCTTCCTCGTGGAGAACGAGTACCAGCTCCACATGGTGGAGGCGGAGGCGGCGTGGGTCCGCGGCTTCCTCGACGAGATCAAGGCGGGCGCACTGCCCGGGATCGAGGAGTGGAAGGCCCTGCACGAGATCTGA
- a CDS encoding ABC transporter permease — translation MSTVVSQTWYMTQRQLMVFVRQPAYAIITLIQPVIWLFLFGSLFRDVVELGGFGTTSYLDYLVPGVVVMSALSSNMWAGMTTLDEIQRGTLDRFLTTPVSRAALMNGNVVINGLVTALQSVVIVLLGLLGGADYPGGIAGVAVLVLASVLLGTVFGALSNALGMLVRERESIIGVNTFLLLPLTFLSSAFMAPSQMPSWMRHIADFNPLDWAMVAGRSALSENPDWAAVLGRGGALLALAVAAVWLSIRTFRSYQRSV, via the coding sequence ATGAGCACCGTCGTCTCCCAGACCTGGTACATGACGCAGCGTCAACTCATGGTGTTCGTACGGCAGCCCGCCTACGCGATCATCACCCTGATTCAGCCCGTGATCTGGCTGTTCCTCTTCGGCAGCCTGTTCCGTGACGTCGTCGAGCTCGGCGGCTTCGGCACCACCTCCTACCTCGACTACCTCGTCCCCGGCGTGGTCGTGATGAGCGCGCTCAGCTCCAACATGTGGGCGGGGATGACCACGCTCGACGAGATCCAGCGCGGCACCCTCGACCGCTTCCTGACCACCCCGGTCAGCCGGGCCGCCCTGATGAACGGCAACGTCGTCATCAACGGCCTGGTCACCGCCCTGCAATCGGTCGTCATCGTGCTGCTCGGGCTGCTGGGCGGCGCGGACTACCCCGGCGGGATCGCGGGCGTCGCCGTGCTGGTCCTCGCCTCGGTCCTGCTCGGCACCGTCTTCGGGGCGCTGTCCAACGCGCTCGGGATGCTGGTGCGGGAGCGGGAGTCGATCATCGGCGTCAACACCTTTCTGCTGCTGCCGCTGACCTTCCTGTCCAGCGCCTTCATGGCACCGAGCCAGATGCCGTCCTGGATGCGGCACATCGCCGACTTCAACCCGCTCGACTGGGCGATGGTGGCCGGTCGTTCGGCACTGTCGGAGAACCCGGACTGGGCTGCGGTGCTGGGGCGCGGCGGGGCGCTGCTGGCGCTCGCGGTGGCGGCGGTGTGGCTGTCGATACGGACGTTCAGGTCGTACCAGCGGTCGGTGTGA
- a CDS encoding pseudouridine synthase — MRRKNRIPPSPLPQREGVDPVRVRLPPDGPWGTVREYLVERLSGAEPGVVDGMFTAGQVVAADGRAVAPDAEYVPGRYVWFHRELPPEAPVPFPLGVVYQDEHIVVADKPHFLATTPRGSHVTETALARLRRDLDIPTLGAAHRLDRLTAGLVLFTVRPEERGAYQTLFAKRLVRKEYEAVASYDPALALPRTVRSRIVKERGVLAAYEVEGEPNAVSGVELIGHRDGLGRYRLLPTTGQTHQLRVHMNALGLPLLGDPLYPVVADAVPAGDFRRPLQLLARSLEFTDPVTGTEHRFRSTGVLEAWSSYATWAGQ, encoded by the coding sequence ATGAGACGCAAGAACCGGATCCCGCCCTCTCCCCTCCCCCAGCGCGAGGGGGTGGACCCGGTGCGGGTCCGGCTGCCCCCCGACGGACCGTGGGGCACGGTCCGGGAGTACCTCGTGGAGCGGCTCAGCGGGGCCGAGCCCGGGGTCGTCGACGGGATGTTCACGGCGGGGCAGGTCGTCGCCGCGGACGGACGGGCGGTGGCGCCCGACGCGGAGTACGTCCCCGGCAGGTACGTGTGGTTCCACCGGGAGCTGCCCCCCGAGGCACCGGTGCCGTTCCCGCTCGGGGTCGTGTATCAGGACGAGCACATCGTCGTCGCCGACAAGCCGCACTTCCTGGCCACCACTCCGCGCGGCAGCCATGTCACCGAGACCGCGCTCGCCCGGCTGCGCCGGGATCTGGACATCCCGACGCTCGGCGCCGCCCACCGCCTCGACCGGCTCACCGCCGGACTCGTGCTGTTCACGGTGCGCCCCGAGGAACGGGGCGCGTACCAGACGCTGTTCGCCAAGCGGCTCGTACGCAAGGAGTACGAGGCGGTCGCGTCGTACGATCCGGCACTCGCCCTGCCCCGGACCGTGCGCAGCCGGATCGTGAAGGAACGCGGGGTGCTGGCCGCCTATGAGGTGGAGGGCGAGCCCAATGCCGTCAGCGGCGTCGAACTGATCGGTCACCGCGACGGGCTCGGCCGGTACCGGCTGCTGCCGACCACCGGGCAGACCCATCAGCTGCGGGTCCACATGAACGCGCTGGGTCTGCCCCTGCTCGGTGATCCGCTGTATCCCGTGGTGGCCGACGCCGTGCCGGCCGGTGACTTCCGGCGACCGCTGCAACTGCTCGCACGGTCACTGGAGTTCACCGACCCGGTCACGGGGACGGAGCACCGGTTCCGCAGCACCGGGGTGCTGGAGGCCTGGTCCTCCTACGCCACCTGGGCCGGTCAGTAA
- a CDS encoding ATP-binding cassette domain-containing protein, with translation MNTRAPAVEARQLIKTYPGDVTALNGLDITVEPGTVFGLLGPNGAGKSTTVKILTTLARPDSGAATVAGHDVLRHPDRVRRAIGVVAQNSGADPAATGRENLLLQGRLYGVKGADLDRRVTGLLDRFSLSDAANRQVKGYSGGMRRRLDVALGLVHRPEVLFLDEPTTGLDPQARSAMWDEIGRLAGEEGLTILLTTHYLEEADRLADRVAIVDRGRVVVEGTPDALKGELRGDAVHLELRATVGEAGRTLLKGALGGLPGVHEVLMDGRRASVRADDGADAMPALLGALERAGVGVAAATVARPSLDDVYLRYTGRRYAQVTETVDTEEPVAAGGAR, from the coding sequence ATGAACACCCGTGCGCCCGCAGTCGAGGCGCGTCAGCTGATCAAGACCTATCCCGGTGACGTCACCGCCCTCAACGGCCTGGATATCACCGTCGAACCCGGCACCGTCTTCGGGCTCCTCGGCCCCAATGGCGCCGGCAAATCCACCACCGTCAAGATCCTCACCACCCTGGCCCGTCCCGACTCCGGCGCGGCCACCGTCGCCGGCCACGACGTGCTGCGCCACCCGGACCGGGTCCGCCGCGCGATCGGCGTGGTCGCCCAGAACTCCGGCGCCGACCCCGCCGCCACCGGCCGCGAGAACCTCCTGCTCCAAGGCAGGCTCTACGGTGTGAAGGGCGCCGACCTCGACCGCCGGGTGACCGGGCTGCTCGACCGCTTCAGCCTCTCCGACGCCGCGAACCGCCAGGTCAAGGGCTACTCCGGTGGCATGCGGCGCCGCCTCGACGTCGCCCTCGGTCTGGTGCACCGCCCCGAGGTCCTCTTCCTGGACGAGCCCACCACCGGTCTCGATCCGCAGGCCCGCAGCGCCATGTGGGACGAGATCGGCCGGCTCGCCGGTGAGGAGGGGCTGACCATCCTGCTCACCACGCACTACCTCGAAGAGGCCGACCGGCTCGCCGACCGCGTCGCGATCGTCGACCGCGGCCGGGTCGTCGTCGAAGGCACCCCCGACGCCCTCAAGGGCGAACTCCGCGGCGACGCCGTCCACCTGGAGCTGCGCGCCACGGTCGGCGAAGCCGGTCGTACGCTGCTCAAGGGTGCCCTCGGCGGACTGCCCGGGGTGCACGAGGTGCTGATGGACGGCCGGCGCGCCAGCGTCCGCGCCGACGACGGGGCGGACGCGATGCCCGCCCTGCTCGGCGCCCTGGAGCGGGCCGGTGTCGGCGTCGCCGCCGCGACCGTCGCCCGCCCCTCACTGGACGACGTGTATCTGCGCTACACGGGGCGGCGCTACGCGCAGGTCACGGAGACCGTGGACACCGAGGAGCCGGTTGCCGCGGGAGGTGCCCGATGA
- a CDS encoding amino acid permease, with the protein MTTTTPSDVRPDPPHSPDDRSLTAFGYRQELHRSLGRYASFAAGFSFISVLTTVFQFFAFGYAFGGPVFFWAWPAVLLGQLMVAACFAELAARYPISGAIYQWSSRLSNLTFGWFAGWIMVIGQIVVVAAAALALQMVLPAIWSGFQLVGTDPAPTSADGAANAALLGVVLLALTTLVNVLDNRVMSVVNRVGVTAEIIGAVLIVVLLLTHSERTPGITFHTEGAAQSGLFGALLVGSFTAAYVMIGFDSAGEMSEETHHPRRTAPRTILTALGAAGLLGGLIVLGGLLAAPSLTDGRLAVDGLSYVLTSSLGDGVGKVLLADVVVAIAVATLAIQTAACRMLFSMARDGQLPYSARLARVNPRTGMPTAPALVVGVLAAALLLLNFASPEAFLAIGTTCIVMLYLAYAMVTGPLLVARMRGRFTTDGTDEAGAPLFSLGRWGVPVNALALVYGLLMAVNLAWPRAAVYDPAGGHWYFQWFTVLFLGVTVAAGVAYRARKARATLPAEAVAPA; encoded by the coding sequence GTGACGACCACCACCCCGTCCGACGTCCGCCCCGATCCACCGCACTCCCCCGACGACCGCTCCCTCACCGCGTTCGGCTACCGCCAGGAACTGCACCGCAGCCTGGGCCGGTACGCCTCGTTCGCGGCCGGGTTCTCCTTCATCTCCGTCCTGACGACGGTCTTCCAGTTCTTCGCCTTCGGGTACGCGTTCGGCGGCCCCGTCTTCTTCTGGGCCTGGCCCGCGGTCCTGCTCGGACAGCTGATGGTCGCCGCCTGCTTCGCCGAGCTGGCGGCGCGCTATCCGATCTCGGGCGCGATCTACCAGTGGTCGTCCCGCCTCTCGAACCTCACCTTCGGCTGGTTCGCCGGCTGGATCATGGTGATCGGACAGATCGTGGTGGTCGCGGCGGCGGCACTGGCGCTCCAGATGGTGCTGCCCGCCATCTGGTCCGGCTTCCAGCTGGTCGGCACCGACCCCGCACCGACCTCGGCGGACGGCGCGGCCAACGCGGCGCTGCTCGGGGTGGTCCTGCTGGCGCTGACGACGCTGGTGAACGTCCTGGACAACCGTGTGATGTCCGTGGTCAACCGGGTCGGCGTGACGGCCGAGATCATCGGCGCGGTGCTCATCGTCGTCCTGCTGCTCACCCACTCCGAGCGCACTCCGGGCATCACCTTCCACACCGAGGGCGCCGCGCAGAGCGGGCTGTTCGGGGCGCTGCTCGTCGGTTCGTTCACGGCCGCGTACGTGATGATCGGCTTCGACAGCGCGGGCGAGATGAGCGAGGAGACACACCATCCCCGGCGTACCGCGCCCCGGACGATCCTCACCGCGCTGGGCGCGGCGGGGCTGCTCGGCGGGCTGATCGTGCTGGGCGGCCTGCTGGCGGCGCCCAGCCTCACGGACGGGCGCCTCGCGGTCGACGGGCTGAGCTACGTCCTCACGAGCAGCCTCGGCGACGGCGTGGGCAAGGTGCTGCTGGCCGACGTGGTGGTGGCGATCGCGGTGGCGACGCTCGCGATCCAGACGGCGGCCTGCCGGATGCTGTTCTCCATGGCCCGCGACGGCCAACTGCCCTACTCGGCACGGCTCGCCCGGGTCAACCCCCGCACCGGCATGCCGACCGCCCCCGCCCTGGTCGTCGGCGTCCTCGCCGCGGCCCTGCTCCTGCTGAACTTCGCCTCCCCGGAGGCGTTCCTGGCCATCGGCACGACCTGCATCGTGATGCTGTACCTGGCCTACGCGATGGTCACCGGCCCGCTCCTCGTCGCCCGGATGCGCGGCCGCTTCACCACCGACGGCACCGACGAGGCGGGCGCGCCGCTCTTCTCCCTCGGCCGCTGGGGCGTCCCGGTCAACGCCCTCGCCCTCGTCTACGGCCTCCTCATGGCCGTCAACCTGGCCTGGCCCCGGGCCGCGGTGTACGACCCGGCGGGCGGCCACTGGTACTTCCAGTGGTTCACGGTGCTGTTCCTCGGCGTCACCGTCGCGGCGGGCGTGGCCTACCGGGCCCGCAAGGCCCGTGCGACGCTGCCCGCGGAGGCCGTCGCCCCGGCCTGA
- a CDS encoding siderophore-interacting protein, producing MAERPGRKPRKPHSAEVVRTERLTPHMQRVVLGGEGLADFAADTCTDHYVKLLFPAGGAVYPEPFDMERIREEFPREQWPVTRTYTVRHWDAEHREMTLDFVIHGDEGLAGPWAAQVRPGETVWFMGPGGAYAPDTAADWHLLVGDESALPAIARSLEALPDGVTAYAFVEVAGPEEEQKIDSDVEVVWLHRGDRPVGDALTEAVRALEFPEGRVHAFVHGEAHFVKELRQLLRVEREIPREDLSISGYWRLGHNEDGWQASKQEWNARIENEQEGTPTA from the coding sequence ATGGCAGAACGACCGGGACGCAAGCCGCGGAAGCCGCATTCCGCGGAGGTCGTCCGCACCGAGCGACTGACCCCGCACATGCAGCGGGTCGTGCTCGGAGGCGAGGGGCTCGCCGATTTCGCGGCGGACACCTGCACCGACCATTATGTGAAGCTGCTGTTCCCGGCGGGGGGTGCCGTCTATCCCGAGCCCTTTGACATGGAACGGATCCGCGAGGAGTTCCCGCGCGAGCAGTGGCCGGTGACCCGGACCTACACGGTCCGCCACTGGGACGCCGAACACCGCGAGATGACCCTGGACTTCGTGATCCACGGCGACGAGGGTCTCGCCGGGCCCTGGGCGGCGCAGGTGCGGCCGGGCGAGACCGTCTGGTTCATGGGCCCCGGCGGCGCCTACGCCCCCGACACCGCCGCCGACTGGCATCTGCTCGTCGGTGACGAGAGCGCGCTGCCCGCCATCGCCCGCTCCCTGGAGGCGCTGCCCGACGGAGTCACGGCGTACGCCTTCGTCGAGGTGGCCGGCCCCGAGGAGGAGCAGAAGATCGACTCCGATGTGGAGGTCGTCTGGCTGCATCGCGGGGACCGGCCGGTCGGCGACGCGCTGACCGAGGCCGTGCGGGCGCTGGAGTTCCCCGAGGGGCGGGTGCACGCCTTCGTCCACGGCGAGGCGCACTTCGTGAAGGAGCTGCGGCAGCTGCTGCGCGTCGAGCGCGAGATCCCCCGCGAGGACCTGTCGATCTCCGGCTACTGGCGGCTCGGCCACAACGAGGACGGCTGGCAGGCCTCGAAGCAGGAGTGGAACGCCCGGATCGAGAACGAGCAGGAGGGCACGCCGACGGCGTGA